A stretch of the Ipomoea triloba cultivar NCNSP0323 chromosome 16, ASM357664v1 genome encodes the following:
- the LOC116007961 gene encoding cysteine proteinase inhibitor 1-like, translated as MALNSRSVSLTLFSLTVATVLFSNAVAALSGGQEGPIVGGWSSIKDPNAPQVVEIAKFPIDAHNKEAKTNLKFESVIKGESQVVAGVNYKLVIAAEDGGAGNKYEAVVYDRPWDKFRQLTSFKQV; from the coding sequence ATGGCCCTGAATTCACGCTCCGTCTCCTTAACGCTCTTCTCTCTCACGGTGGCCACCGTCCTCTTCTCCAACGCCGTCGCCGCCCTGAGTGGCGGCCAGGAAGGCCCAATCGTAGGCGGCTGGAGCTCCATTAAGGATCCGAATGCTCCCCAGGTGGTGGAGATCGCAAAGTTCCCCATAGACGCCCACAACAAAGAGGCTAAAACCAATCTGAAATTCGAAAGCGTGATCAAGGGAGAGAGTCAAGTCGTCGCCGGCGTGAATTACAAGCTTGTGATCGCCGCGGAGGACGGCGGCGCCGGGAATAAGTACGAGGCCGTCGTTTATGATAGACCTTGGGACAAATTCAGACAGCTCACCTCCTTCAAACAAGTATGA